A genome region from Vicia villosa cultivar HV-30 ecotype Madison, WI unplaced genomic scaffold, Vvil1.0 ctg.000011F_1_1, whole genome shotgun sequence includes the following:
- the LOC131621882 gene encoding endochitinase PR4-like produces MMKNKSLNISIATLAIAFLIVIIVPKNASAQNCGCAEGVCCSQYGYCGNTDAYCGTGCQEGPCKAGNIPPSTPSPSNDVNVADIVTPEFFNSIIDQAASSCAGKSFYSRAAFLDALNSYNQFGRAGSSDDSKREVAAAFAHFTHETGHFCYIEEIDGASKDYCDETNTEYPCVPNKGYYGRGPIQLSWNFNYGPAGKDNGFDGLNSPETVANDPLVSFKTALWYWMKNVHRVVNQGFGATIRAINGKLECDGANPNTVKARVDYYTQYCSKLGVAPGDNLTC; encoded by the exons ATGATGAAAAACAAGTCATTAAACATATCAATAGCAACACTTGCTATTGCCTTTCTTATTGTGATTATAGTACCAAAAAATGCGAGTGCTCAAAACTGTGGGTGTGCTGAAGGGGTGTGTTGTAGCCAGTATGGTTATTGTGGAAACACTGATGCATATTGTGGCACAGGGTGCCAAGAGGGTCCTTGTAAAGCAGGAAATATTCCACCTAGTACTCCTAGTCCTAGCAATGATGTTAATGTTGCTGACATTGTCACACCAGAGTTTTTCAACAGTATTATTGATCAAGCTGCCTCTAGTTGTGCAGGAAAGAGCTTCTACTCAAGAGCTGCTTTTCTTGATGCACTCAATTCTTATAACCAGTTTGGTAGGGCTGGTTCCTCCGATGACTCCAAACGCGAGGTTGCAGCTGCTTTTGCACATTTCACACACGAAACTGGAC ATTTCTGCTATATAGAAGAGATCGACGGTGCATCAAAGGACTACTGTGATGAAACCAACACAGAGTACCCATGCGTCCCTAACAAAGGATACTACGGTCGCGGACCGATTCAATTATCTTGGAACTTCAACTACGGACCAGCAGGAAAGGACAATGGCTTTGACGGATTGAACTCTCCTGAAACAGTGGCTAATGATCCTCTAGTGTCCTTCAAGACAGCTTTGTGGTATTGGATGAAAAATGTTCACCGTGTTGTTAACCAGGGCTTTGGTGCAACCATTAGAGCCATTAATGGTAAACTTGAATGTGATGGTGCAAACCCCAACACAGTTAAGGCTCGTGTTGATTACTACACTCAATATTGTAGTAAATTGGGTGTTGCTCCCGGCGATAATCTTACTTGCTAA
- the LOC131621880 gene encoding protein THYLAKOID ASSEMBLY 8-like, chloroplastic: MILRATGSIFRTTVLFPTPISSNNNRIDYSHFLNNRRRTKATSVVCGLRSYQKRKPPSMVISKESVSVIHALKLAKNSDEKLNQVLKSKLLRLLKADVLDVLAELQRQNQLHLSLKVFEFIIGDEEDRCDDTLVLSLYSDMILLLGKNKMVEMAEEMFDRVVEKGLKPDTRLFNEMIGVYLQVGNKEKAMEVFGTMKGLGSWCLPDELTFTILIRSLMKNGENELVESLKKESFDYVNAPGKFVQKVQQIHAKRRVNLVV, encoded by the exons ATGATACTCAGAGCAACCGGTTCAATATTCCGAACAACAGTGCTTTTCCCAACCCCAATTTCAAGCAACAACAACAGAATCGATTATTCTCATTTCCTTAataaccgaagaagaaccaaagcaacATCAGTAGTTTGCGGTCTCCGTTCATACCAAAAAAGAAAGCCACCGTCAATGGTAATTTCAAAAGAAAGCGTTTCAGTAATTCACGCTCTCAAACTCGCCAAAAATTCCGACGAAAAACTCAACCAAGTTCTCAAGTCTAAACTCCTCCGACTCTTGAAAGCTGATGTCTTAGACGTTTTGGCTGAATTGCAGAGACAAAACCAACTCCATTTATCTCTCAAG GTTTTTGAGTTTATTATTGGTGATGAGGAAGATAGGTGTGATGATACCTTGGTGCTGTCTTTGTATTCTGATATGATACTGTTATTGGGGAAGAACAAGATGGTTGAGATGGCGGAAGAGATGTTTGATCGGGTGGTGGAGAAGGGGTTGAAGCCGGATACGAGGTTGTTTAATGAGATGATCGGGGTTTATTTGCAAGTTGGTAATAAGGAGAAGGCGATGGAGGTTTTTGGAACAATGAAGGGTTTGGGTTCGTGGTGTTTGCCGGATGAATTGACGTTTACGATATTGATTAGGAGTTTGATGAAGAATGGAGAAAATGAGCTGGTAGAAAGTTTGAAGAAAGAGAGTTTTGACTATGTTAATGCACCTGGTAAATTTGTTCAGAAAGTCCAGCAGATACAT GCAAAAAGACGTGTCAATCTGGTTGTGTAA
- the LOC131621879 gene encoding GTPase-activating protein GYP1-like — MKNNDNNNNNNKDTTIGILDSRFNQTLRNVQGLLKGRSIPGKILLSPRDPTDNSSLYSPTFQRSYSDAGTSNRAIETVEEEVRSGSKSFGGITSDSKSKTSTSHVENPSEDVQVRKTSMGARATDSARVMKFTKALSGTVVILDKLRELAWSGVPDYMRPTVWRVLLGYAPTNSDRREGVLRRKRLEYLDCVSQYYDIPDTERSDDEISMLRQIGVDCPRTVPDVSFFQQPQVQKSLERILYAWAIRHPASGYVQGINDLVTPFFVVFLSEYLEGSIDTWTMSDLSSDKISNVEADCYWCLSKLLDGMQDHYTFAQPGIQRLVFKLKELVRRIDEPVSSHMENQGLEFLQFAFRWFNCLLIREIPFQLVTRLWDTYLAEGDALPDFLVYIFASFLLTWSDEIQKLDFQELVMFLQHLPTQNWTDQELEMVLSRAFMWHSMFNNSPSHLAT; from the exons ATGAAGAACAacgataacaacaacaacaacaacaaagacaCTACCATAGGAATCCTCGATTCTCGTTTCAACCAAACCCTCAGAAATGTTCAAGG GTTACTCAAGGGTCGTAGTATTCCTGGTAAAATATTATTGAGCCCGAGGGATCCGACCGATAATTCAAGCTTATACTCGCCGACTTTCCAAAGGAGTTATAGTGATGCTGGTACAAGTAATCGCGCAATTGAGACAGTAGAG GAGGAGGTTCGAAGCGGAAGCAAATCATTTGGTGGTATTACTAGTGATAGTAAATCAAAAACTTCGACCTCGCATGTAGAGAATCCGTCTGAGGATGTACAAGTACGGAAAACTTCCATGGGTGCTAGAGCTACTGATTCTGCAAGAGTTATGAAGTTCACAAAGGCACTTTCTGGAACAGTGGTTATATTAG ACAAATTGCGTGAATTAGCTTGGAGTGGTGTTCCAGATTATATGCGTCCTACAGTGTGGAGAGTTCTCTTG GGATATGCACCAACTAATTCAGATAGAAGGGAGGGAGTTTTAAGAAGGAAGCGGCTCGAGTATCTTGATTGTGTTTCTCAGTATTATGATATCCCTGATACAGAACGCTCAGACGATGAGATCAGCATGCTTCGCCAG ATTGGCGTTGACTGTCCAAGAACTGTACCTGATGTTTCATTCTTCCAGCAACCTCAAGTTCAGAAATCACTGGAGCGTATTCTTTACGCATG GGCCATTCGGCATCCAGCAAGTGGATATGTTCAGGGGATAAATGACCTTGTCACgccattttttgttgtttttctatCTGAATACTTAGAAGGAAGCATAGATACTTGGACAATGTCCGATTTATCTTCAGATAAAATCTCTAATGTAGAGGCTGACTGCTATTGGTGCTTGTCGAAATTGCTTGATGGTATGCAAGACCATTACACATTTGCTCAACCGGGAATTCAAAGGCTTGTTTTTAAGTTGAAGGAATTGGTCAGGAGAATCGATG AACCTGTCTCAAGCCATATGGAGAATCAGGGACTggaatttcttcaatttgctttccGCTGGTTCAACTGTCTTCTAATCCGCGAG ATACCCTTCCAACTTGTCACGCGCCTTTGGGACACATATCTAGCCGAAGGTGATGCCTTACCAGACTTCCTTGTGTACATATTTGCGAGTTTTCTTCTTACG TGGTCAGACGAAATTCAGAAGCTTGATTTTCAAGAGTTAGTAATGTTCCTTCAACACCTTCCAACTCAGAACTGGACTGATCAGGAGCTCGAGATGGTACTCTCTCGAGCGTTTATGTGGCACAGCATGTTCAACAACTCTCCTAGCCATTTGGCTACCTAA
- the LOC131621884 gene encoding uncharacterized protein LOC131621884, which yields MGLSPSKRVNNTLQNSTQFDSACDSVFSQSLSLTDHTFPGVLPYQLKTASDHIHTILSDSHFPLIRNWLPSPPDRTQVDSALRHVLPPDHDRNDVLRLPLFKDWARFLYTDAVVSSATKALLLRVPVGVAGIVGISAVAHPGPALVGTFVGAYSLGVALSIFLGLSA from the coding sequence ATGGGGTTATCACCATCAAAGCGAGTGAACAACACTTTACAAAACTCGACTCAATTTGACTCAGCATGCGACTCAGTCTTCTCCCAATCTCTTTCTCTAACAGACCACACTTTCCCAGGAGTCTTACCTTACCAGCTCAAAACCGCTTCCGATCATATCCACACCATCCTCTCCGATTCTCACTTTCCACTCATCCGCAACTGGCTCCCATCTCCTCCCGATCGCACTCAAGTTGACTCCGCTCTCCGCCATGTCCTACCGCCCGATCACGACCGCAACGACGTCCTCCGACTCCCGCTCTTCAAGGATTGGGCTCGATTCCTCTACACCGATGCCGTCGTGTCCTCCGCCACCAAAGCGCTTCTTCTACGAGTTCCTGTTGGTGTCGCCGGAATCGTTGGAATAAGTGCCGTCGCTCACCCTGGTCCGGCACTGGTTGGGACTTTCGTTGGAGCGTACTCGCTCGGTGTTGCTCTCTCTATTTTTCTAGGTTTATCCGCATGA